In Elaeis guineensis isolate ETL-2024a chromosome 1, EG11, whole genome shotgun sequence, a genomic segment contains:
- the LOC105035481 gene encoding probable transcription factor At3g04930 codes for MPSAEDEEERAFFDDDDDDDDDMEGDDSEEEEEEDYEDDDAEAVQPPAFAGVAVAAAPPLLAKPAEEGLNGTTPSTSSSDRAAPNANPPSNPNPNPASAADPGFAPQNGAIPILPLSAAAPSTPAATAAGGLCTPSSSDPVTQPYEDRKPFPVAVAAVGGGYDDSRRLFQRLWTDEEEITILQGFLEFTSRRGTTFASHQYDTGPFYEEIKKRLQLEFTKNQLIEKLRRLKKKYRNVVSRMRSMGKDFAFRSSHEKDIYDIARNIWSANVKRARDSDDDDLNTPNNAYAIEAVSAPDGAMNSDRRMSRSRRRFRRRTAEAATATAASASPATVGVPVGNSVPVTQVPSSSAAAAIPGIIEETVKSCLSPLFKELIYSATGGPLGPGLSGGAGLLGLGPGPGPGLGGGAAALSPIPFCLGGSPASLPGSGAAVDEKWKKQQILELEVYLKRIELLQDQIKSTLEELKSSGS; via the coding sequence ATGCCTTCAGCTGAAGACGAAGAGGAGCGCGCCTTCTtcgacgacgacgacgacgacgacgacgacaTGGAGGGCGACGACagcgaggaggaggaagaggaagactaCGAGGACGACGATGCTGAGGCCGTGCAGCCACCTGCCTTCGCCGGCGTGGCAGTGGCGGCCGCGCCTCCTCTCCTCGCGAAGCCCGCGGAGGAGGGACTCAATGGCACCACCCCCTCCACATCCTCCTCTGACCGCGCCGCCCCAAACGCTAACCCCCCCTCAAACCCTAACCCCAACCCTGCTTCCGCCGCAGATCCCGGCTTCGCCCCGCAGAACGGCGCCATCCCTATTCTTCCCCTCTCTGCCGCTGCGCCCTCTACTCCCGCCGCGACGGCGGCTGGTGGCCTCTGCACGCCATCCTCCTCCGATCCCGTCACCCAGCCGTACGAGGACAGGAAGCCGTTCCCCgtcgcggtcgccgctgtcgGCGGCGGATACGATGACTCCCGGCGGCTCTTCCAGCGGCTGTGGACCGACGAGGAGGAGATCACTATCTTGCAAGGGTTTCTCGAGTTCACTTCCCGGCGCGGCACCACCTTCGCTTCCCACCAGTACGACACCGGCCCGTTCTACGAGGAGATCAAGAAGCGGCTCCAGCTGGAGTTCACCAAGAACCAGCTCATCGAGAAGCTCCGCCGGCTGAAGAAGAAGTACCGGAACGTCGTCAGCCGGATGCGGTCCATGGGGAAAGATTTCGCCTTTAGGAGCTCCCATGAAAAGGACATCTACGACATAGCTCGCAATATCTGGAGTGCCAATGTGAAGAGGGCTCGTGACAGCGACGACGACGATCTCAACACCCCGAACAATGCCTATGCCATTGAAGCCGTCTCCGCTCCCGATGGAGCCATGAATTCAGACAGACGGATGTCAAGATCACGGAGGCGTTTCAGAAGGAGAACAGCAGAAGCGGCAACGGCAACGGCAGCATCAGCAAGCCCCGCAACAGTAGGGGTTCCGGTAGGGAACTCGGTCCCGGTAACCCAAGTGCCTTCGTCGTCAGCTGCTGCTGCGATCCCGGGCATCATCGAGGAGACGGTGAAGAGTTGCCTCTCACCGCTGTTCAAGGAGCTGATATACTCGGCAACCGGGGGGCCGCTGGGTCCAGGTCTCAGTGGTGGGGCTGGTTTATTGGGGCTAGGGCCAGGACCAGGGCCAGGGCTAGGCGGTGGTGCAGCGGCACTGAGCCCAATACCATTCTGCCTCGGCGGAAGCCCGGCAAGTCTTCCAGGCTCAGGGGCGGCGGTGGATGAGAAATGGAAGAAGCAACAGATCCTGGAGCTGGAGGTGTACTTGAAGCGGATAGAGCTCCTGCAAGACCAGATCAAGTCTACGTTGGAGGAGCTCAAGTCCTCCGGGAGCTGA